CAAATAGCTCCTTTTAAACAGGTTTCACTAAAATCCAGGCTGAAGATTGGGGTCTGGACAGGAAGGGTTCGATGCTGCTGCTCGACGACGGAACCAGAGATAGTTTGATGAATACGATGTTTTTCTACATAACCAAAGGTCTATAATCAAGCTGTTAGAAAAGAAGTTATTATGTATGAATGAAGTCTGGAGTCATGAGACCAGAGAATAACAAACCAATCTGAGAAACTGAGTTCAACTTCTATTCATTTGGACCATGTCCCAGAACGTGTCCGGGCTCTTTCATAACCACGAGAACTGTGAGAGGACAGACAGTTCAGATGGACACAGAGTCTTTAGATATCGTTGTTCCCTTTTCAACCTGACACCTGGGGAcgatgaggacgaggaggacgaggaggacgaggaggacgaagaggacgaGGGACAGTTGGATGTGCGGAGTCTGGACAACCACTTCTAGGCCGtcaaaaatgtttgatattttcagCACCTGTTGCTTCCTGCTGCCTCGTCCAGACCAGCAAACAGCAGAAAGGGGAGAACAAGTCTTTCTCTTCTCGAAGGGGTGAGGGTCCATGGATTCTTTTGGGGGAGGGGTTCTGCTTCAGTCTTTGTGGTCCTTCTGCAGCTCCGGCTCTCGATCTCAACCCGCCCGCCCCTCCACGATGATGAGTAACACTGGCGTCAGGTCCATTAGGTTCTTCAGCATGTCCATTATGTCCTCGTGGTCTCTGGCTCCTTCGATGAACTCCTCAAGCGTCAACTCACCTGGTCAGAGGGTGAAGACAGATGAGGGGTTTTAATGGGCCAGTTtgatttttatacttttatttgacTTAGATTTCTTTACCTTCTCCTTTCACGTCTATCTTCTCAAATATGATCGAGACGATCTCCTCTGGGCCGATGTCTCTGTTCCGTGTGAtgtcctggatggcctgcaggGGGAGACACACAAACGAGACAACTGATCAGGAGGTCCGGCTCTACTTGGTGTTTAAGGtttaaaacaacttttaaatcTCATAATCTGAACTTTATTTTGATGACTTGGGTTTATTGGATCGTTGGGCCAGAATCTCTATTGGACTAAGGAAAGAGAGAACATGACAAAGTCTGGATCCTGGTCCTCAGACCTGGATGACCTCCTCCTCTGGGTTGCAGCTCATTCAGCAGATTAGCGCTTGACTAATTTCGTCCTCAGACTGGACCTTGATCTTCCGACTGGACTCCAGCTCTCAGACTGGGATGACGTCCTCCTCTGGGCTGGAGTCGTTGACTCCTTCCTGAGCTCATTCAGCAGCTTAGCGCTCACCTAATTTCAGAGTTAATCCAGCCCAGTTTCCCGTGGGAGCCGCTTCATTACTGCTGATTCAGCGTGGCTTTACTCAGAGGAGTCGTTTCTGGAGAGAAGGTCAGGTTCAGGGGCGGGCCCTGTAATCTGAACGGACACCTCATCGGAATCAGAATCGGTAAAGTGCTGTGAAGAAGCCCCCCCCCTTTAGGAAATCAACCAAACCCCCGAATTGAAATGATAATTGGCTTCCCTGTGACACCTAGGCTGGATTACTGAGACCTGTTCAATCCAAACTGGACCCTGACAATGTGAAGTAGACTGAAGGTCAAGAAAAGCTTCAGATGAAGCTGCGAACTAAAGAGATTCAGAACAAAGTCCTCGGACAGGATCACACAGTCCCCACTGAGTCTCTGGGAACCAGTGAGAACCTTTTTCTACAAATGGAGAAAACAGTAGTGAACCTTATAGGATCAACCGGCCAAACCCCAGGTGAGCATCTAAGGATCTGGTGAAGGTTCCACAAGGAGAAAGACACTGGTCTCAAAAGGCCTCatgggagagaaacacaacacaacgacTGGTctcacattaaaaacatctgaGTGACCCACAAGACTTTTTGAAACCGTCAAGTTTGTTTGAATTAACGATTCTGCAATCGTTAATTACTATCGATAGAAACCCATGAACAAAGTACAACAAAGAGTTAGCTGAGGTGAAGTGATTATATCTGTTATTTTATCACTGACGTTAATGGTAAAACATGATTAAACAGATTACctatttattttctaaagtGAGAAAAGTGTTGGAAGTATCGTTCTCAtgcatttatattttaacaGTTACAACTTTAACCGGAGCCTGTTCTCGTTTGTGCGTTCTGCTCCGAGCCTCCTTACCGAGAAGATGGTCTCCAGCTCGTCCTTGTCGATCTTCCCGTTGCCGTCCTGGTCGAACAGTTTGAAGTACCACTTCAGTTTCTGGTTGATTTCTCCTTTCAGCATCAGACTGACGGCGGCGATGTATTCCACAAAGTCGATGTAACCGTCCTGCAGAGAACCAGGGACGGGGGTTACACTCTGATTCAGGATCAAGGTTCCATCATCGGCCCTGTCTCCAAATCCTAAATGTaattctgtcagacaactcacgtttgatcatgtaatatatttattacaacagatttagtgtttggcgtctaggctccaacttaatcactcccccatatgattacacaggaatgatgggagtgatgagcaaatacttgtaaccccccgttggagcctacaggtggatgctgggggggtggagggactgaagcaacaggtagccatactgcagcagcagtgcgagcaagaggggttgatgggaaatgtccctctggttaaatagaccacctgataaggtgggtgtgtattatagatggttgtggagattgaggtatatcacatgatgtatatcacatgatgtatgtcacatgatgtatgtcacgtgattggcgcagcgcagctcgagttgcctgccagaactaactcgcaggcgtcgccatatttctcATTCAAATAATAAGCAACACTTAGTTTAGGTTTCTCATCACTTCTCTGAGCGCAGAGTGAAAAACGTTTTACCTGCGCTTGACAAGGCTCGTCTCTGATTGGACAACAGAAAGGAAGTGCTGACCAACCCTactaatgttttcatctctgactctaaagtatttaaaacattaaatctAAATCTGCTTATGTGGCAGGTTTTGATCCCAACACGTTGATTTCAACTGTCACGACCTGCATGCTGTCCAATGGCAACGAGCTCCAGAACCTCTTCACTGGACCTCACCTCCACGCTCCTGAACCCACTTAGCTCAGAACCTCTTCACTGGACCTCACCTCCACGCTCCTGAACCCACTTAGCTCAGAACCTCTTCACTGGACCTCACCTCCACGCTCCTGAACCCACTTAGCTCAGAACCTCTTCACTGGACCTCACCTCCACGCTCCTGAATCCACTTAGCTCAGAACCTCTTAGCTCAGAACCTCTTCACTGGACCTCACCTCCA
This genomic window from Pleuronectes platessa chromosome 15, fPlePla1.1, whole genome shotgun sequence contains:
- the guca1d gene encoding guanylate cyclase activator 1d codes for the protein MGNHGSNLEDILAEDMHHWYNKFMRESPSGLITLFELKAILDLKGMNENASSYVDQVFFTFDMDGDGYIDFVEYIAAVSLMLKGEINQKLKWYFKLFDQDGNGKIDKDELETIFSAIQDITRNRDIGPEEIVSIIFEKIDVKGEGELTLEEFIEGARDHEDIMDMLKNLMDLTPVLLIIVEGRAG